Below is a genomic region from Streptomyces sp. NBC_00461.
GCGATCTCGTTGCCGTCGGCGGTGACCGTGTGCCGCTCAGGGGCGGCCATGGCGGCGTTGTTGACCAGCACGTCGAGGTGCAGGTGCTCGGTGGCCACCTTGCGGGCGAGGGTCTCGACTTCGTCGAGGCGGGCGAAGTCGGCTGCGTACGTGCAGAGTTGGTCCCCGGCGACACCTGCCGTGGCGACGAGCGCGTCGGATGCGGCGAGGGCGTCCTCGGCGGTGCGGCCGTGCAGCAGGACTGTGGCGCCGCGCTCGGCGAGCTGCCTGGCGGTTTCGTAGCCGATGCCGGAGGTGGCGCCGGTGACGAGCACGGTACGGGACGAGAGAGTGGAGTCGGACATGATCCAATCCGGAGTGATGGCACGCGAACGAGGCCCCGGCGAGGGGAAGTTGGCGTGCGGGTACGAAAACGGGGCGGGGCGCCGGACAGGAGTCACGGCGCCCCGGGGGATGCGGAACGCGTCAGTGGGACACGGACGCGGGCATTTCCGCACAGCGCGGCGCAGGACTGGACGGCCGAGCGGGACTCGGCGGCCGGTCGAAGAGGAGCCAGGCGCTGTTCACGTCGTCCATGGAAGCCGTCCCGCAGGACGCGGGCAAGCCCGACCGCCGTTCTCTGACGGGCCTCTGACGTGCGCATACGCGTCCTTGACGGCCGGGCCACGGCAGCGGTCGCGGCTCAGCCGAGGCCGGGCACCCCCGAGATCAGCAGGTCGATCAGCTTGATGCCGGCGAAGGGCAGCACCAGCCCGCCGAGGCCGTACAGGAGCAGGTTGCGGCGCAGCAGGTCGTGTGCCGACGAGGGTGTGTAGCGCACGCCGCGCAGCGCGAGCGGGATCAGTCCGACGATGATCAGGGCGTTGAAGATGATTGCCGAGGTGATCGCGGAGGTCGGGCTGTGCAGGCCCATGACGTTGAGCGCCTCCAGACCGGGGTAGGCGCCCGCGAACATCGCCGGGATGATCGCGAAGTACTTCGCCACGTCGTTCGTGATGGAGAAGGTGGTCAACGCGCCTCGGGTGATGAGGAGTTGCTTGCCGATCTCGACGATCTCGATGAGTTTGGTCGGGTTGGAGTCGAGGTCGACCATGTTGCCGGCCTCCTTGGCGGCCGACGTACCGGTGTTCATGGCGACGCCGACGTCTGCCTGCGCGAGCGCGGGCGCGTCGTTGGTGCCGTCGCCGGTCATCGCGACGAGTTTGCCGCCTTCCTGCTCGCGTTTGATGAGGGCGAGTTTGTCCTCGGGGGTGGCCTCGGCAAGGTAGTCGTCGACGCCTGCCTCCTGGGCGATGGCGCGGGCGGTGAGCGGGTTGTCGCCCGTGATCATGACGGTGCGGATGCCCATGCGGCGCAGTTCCGCGAAGCGTTCGCGGATGCCGTCCTTGACGACGTCCTTGAGGTGGATCAGGCCGAGCACACGGGGGCCGTTCCAGTCGTGCACGGCCACCAGCAGGGGCGTGCCGCCGGAGGCGGCCACCGAGTCGGTGAAGTGCCGTGCTTCGGGCGGGACTTGGCCGCCGTACATCTGCACCCAGTCGATCACCTGCCGGGCGGCGCCCTTGCGGATGGCGCACCTGGCTCCGTTGTTCCAGTGCAGGTCGACGCCGCTCATGCGGGTCTGCGCGCTGAAGGCGACCCAGCGTGCGTTCGCCAACTCCCCTTCGGCGGGGGCCCGTAGGCCGTACCGGTTCTTGGCCAGGACGACGACTGAGCGGCCCTCGGGTGTCTCGTCGGCCAGTGAGGAGAGCTGGGCGGCGTCCGCGAGTTGCTGCTCGTCGATGCCGGGCAGCGGGACGAAGGCGGCGGCCTCGCGGTTGCCGAGGGTGATGGTGCCGGTCTTGTCGAGCAGCAGGGTGTTCACGTCGCCCGCCGCCTCGACCGCCCGGCCGGACATGGCCAGTACGTTGCGCTGCACCAGCCGGTCCATGCCGGCGATGCCGATCGCGGAGAGCA
It encodes:
- the kdpB gene encoding potassium-transporting ATPase subunit KdpB encodes the protein MHPAAPEQAPPSRPQRASGPGPGGGTRRRARSGLFEPAQLVRSFPEALRKLHPRTLVRNPVLFVVSVGAALTTLSALLHPAVFTWVISAWLWLTVVFANLAEAVAEGRGKAQAESLRRARTDTVALRLLEWRWGTNLRSARTEAVAATDLKPLDVVLVEAGEMIPADGDVVDGVAAVDESAVTGESAPVIREAGGDRSGVTGGTTVLSDRIVVRVSARPGHSFLDRMIALVEGANRQKTPNEIALNILLASLTIIFLLVVVTLQPMAEYANAAQSTTVLVVLLVTLIPTTIGALLSAIGIAGMDRLVQRNVLAMSGRAVEAAGDVNTLLLDKTGTITLGNREAAAFVPLPGIDEQQLADAAQLSSLADETPEGRSVVVLAKNRYGLRAPAEGELANARWVAFSAQTRMSGVDLHWNNGARCAIRKGAARQVIDWVQMYGGQVPPEARHFTDSVAASGGTPLLVAVHDWNGPRVLGLIHLKDVVKDGIRERFAELRRMGIRTVMITGDNPLTARAIAQEAGVDDYLAEATPEDKLALIKREQEGGKLVAMTGDGTNDAPALAQADVGVAMNTGTSAAKEAGNMVDLDSNPTKLIEIVEIGKQLLITRGALTTFSITNDVAKYFAIIPAMFAGAYPGLEALNVMGLHSPTSAITSAIIFNALIIVGLIPLALRGVRYTPSSAHDLLRRNLLLYGLGGLVLPFAGIKLIDLLISGVPGLG